The following are encoded in a window of Castanea sativa cultivar Marrone di Chiusa Pesio chromosome 5, ASM4071231v1 genomic DNA:
- the LOC142636686 gene encoding heavy metal-associated isoprenylated plant protein 28-like, translating to MSIIEMIVHMDCAGCESKIKKALNKLDGVDEVDIDMSLQKVTVMGWVDQEKVLKTVRKTGRRAELWPYPYNPQHQNFIQHNYQPQQQQYHHKSQSVNYYSIPSSSSYKNRKNGYDAQAYGHYQVVPYNYSTVVYDSQASAMFSDENPHACAIM from the exons ATGTCG aTAATAGAGATGATAGTTCACATGGACTGTGCTGGTTGTGAAAGCAAGATAAAGAAAGCTCTTAACAAACTAGATG GAGTTGATGAAGTTGATATAGACATGTCCTTGCAAAAGGTGACTGTCATGGGATGGGTAGATCAAGAGAAAGTTCTGAAGACAGTGAGAAAAACGGGTCGGAGGGCTGAGCTGTGGCCATATCCTTATAACCCACAACATCAAAACTTTATCCAACATAATTACCAGCCGCAGCAGCAGCAGTACCATCATAAGAGCCAATCAGTAAACTATTATTCAATTCCGTCTTCCTCTTCCTACAAAAACCGCAAAAATGGCTATGATGCCCAAGCCTATGGTCATTATCAAGTAGTGCCTTATAATTATTCGACAGTCGTCTATGATTCGCAGGCAAGCGCCATGTTCAGTGACGAAAATCCTCACGCTTGTGCTATAATGTAA